The Argopecten irradians isolate NY chromosome 6, Ai_NY, whole genome shotgun sequence genome has a window encoding:
- the LOC138326283 gene encoding beta-1,3-galactosyltransferase brn-like, with amino-acid sequence MACRRMTYRRLKTVCFSIVIFVCFVMPLTRMRTIYCLNFSQNYPLKEYLPFRTFHYPLDIDFNTLEENVEKGTVDIDPINVFPYSYKKPLDDICDSAENTFLLFMIKSAPGNFDRRKAIRETWTNKTYFPNYVIRHVFLLAGTTNETIHERVSQEKQIHHDIVEMTYIDNYYRNTDKTTGGINWCVQYCPTAKFVSLVDDDFYVATDLVLEYLEGLPQDIYRSLFVGRVGSQDPQRCPDDKWYMSLKDYKFDLYPPFVAGGAILMSMEFVKRLHIAIPYTKPFKFDDVFLAIVVYKLGVSPIDHPEIHITPVSYKDVENFQTALMSHGYEDPNELRTAWYYHQHLDQLMILDIQGKNGLDGYDVRNK; translated from the coding sequence ATGGCGTGTCGACGTATGACATACCGTAGACTGAAGACTGTGTGCTTCTCAATTGTAATTTTTGTCTGTTTCGTTATGCCACTTACCAGGATGAGGACAATCTACTGTCTTAATTTCAGCCAAAATTACCCACTGAAGGAGTATCTACCTTTTCGAACATTCCATTACCCATTAGATATAGACTTCAACACATTAGAGGAAAATGTCGAGAAGGGGACGGTAGATATTGACCCTATCAATGTCTTTCCTTATTCTTACAAAAAACCACTTGATGATATTTGTGATTCAGCAGAGAACACATTCTTGTTATTTATGATTAAGTCGGCGCCTGGGAATTTCGATCGACGTAAAGCTATTCGGGAAACATGGACAAATAAAACATACTTTCCAAACTATGTCATTCGACATGTATTTTTGCTGGCTGGAACAACAAACGAAACAATACACGAACGTGTTTCTCAGGAGAAACAGATTCATCACGATATTGTAGAAATGACCTATATAGATAATTACTACCGGAACACTGATAAAACCACAGGAGGAATTAACTGGTGTGTCCAGTATTGTCCCACAGCTAAGTTCGTATCTCTTGTAGACGATGACTTCTACGTAGCGACCGACTTGGTGTTGGAGTACCTGGAAGGTTTACCGCAGGATATATATCGGTCTTTATTTGTGGGAAGAGTGGGATCTCAAGACCCACAGAGGTGTCCAGACGATAAATGGTATATGTCTTTAAAAGATTATAAATTCGACCTGTATCCTCCCTTTGTCGCTGGCGGGGCCATTCTTATGTCAATGGAATTCGTTAAGAGACTCCACATCGCTATTCCCTATACCAAACCATTTAAGTTTGATGATGTCTTCCTTGCCATCGTTGTCTATAAACTTGGTGTCTCACCGATCGACCATCCAGAAATCCACATTACGCCTGTCTCCTACAAAGACGTAGAGAATTTCCAAACCGCGTTGATGTCTCACGGCTACGAGGACCCGAATGAATTACGAACAGCCTGGTATTACCACCAACATCTTGATCAGTTAATGATACTTGATATTCAGG